A region from the Acyrthosiphon pisum isolate AL4f chromosome A1, pea_aphid_22Mar2018_4r6ur, whole genome shotgun sequence genome encodes:
- the LOC100166534 gene encoding major facilitator superfamily domain-containing protein 9 isoform X1, whose translation MANFIYIYIIGFLDIASLATIMPSFNRRLLKFGATHLQITLLESLFSSFQLITGPIVGTLSDQYGRKPLLLLSMIFSVFAFFAMGHCDSYLSIAAIRLMLGCFKHTQMLGKSLIGDNVPKTQQLSTHGKLNSFISLSFMIAPIYGGYLSEHENGFYYLACSTSLLCAINVIIIALSVPTKIIKTTGLKKNMFHHLKEVNWIEYWPLLFMRMMYTATLSTMMVTFGFVLVETYKLTPSQVGYTLSVNSSIGVATGFAVARSEPFFRKYSSFKKCFFSFILLFVGYVCLSFAPNITFYIVCMVPIIAAGTLIEVFLNQILSETCMGENRGTLEGAMTSSISVARSITPVVAGLAMDVYGSSGAYVFAALAAISAAMLAKFYDKKTKLS comes from the coding sequence ATggcaaactttatttatatatacattattggcTTTTTAGACATAGCCAGTCTAGCCACAATCATGCCTTCATTTAATCGTCGTCTCTTAAAATTTGGAGCTACTCATTTACAGATAACCCTTCTAGAGTCTCTCTTCTCAAGTTTTCAACTAATCACAGGCCCCATTGTTGGAACACTGAGTGATCAATATGGTCGCAAACCGTTGCTTTTGCTTTCAATGATCTTTAgtgtttttgctttttttgccaTGGGGCACTGTGATAGTTATCTGTCGATTGCTGCCATTCGATTGATGTTAGGTTGTTTCAAACACACCCAAATGTTAGGAAAATCATTAATTGGTGATAATGTACCTAAAACTCAACAATTGAGCACTCATGGAAAATTGAACAGTTTCATTTCATTATCATTTATGATAGCACCGATTTATGGTGGTTATTTATCTGAACACGAGAATGGTTTTTACTACTTAGCTTGCTCAACCAGCTTACTCTGTGCcataaatgtcattattattgcattaagtgtaccaaccaagataattaaaacaactggtctaaaaaaaaatatgttccacCATTTAAAAGAAGTCAATTGGATAGAATATTGGCCATTATTGTTCATGAGAATGATGTATACGGCAACGCTATCAACAATGATGGTGACATTTGGTTTTGTACTCGTAGAAACTTATAAGCTCACACCATCCCAAGTTGGTTACACTTTGTCAGTTAATAGTTCAATTGGCGTTGCAACTGGATTTGCAGTTGCCAGATCGGAGCCATTCTTTCGTAAATATAGTTCgttcaaaaaatgtttctttagttttatattactgTTTGTTGGATATGTTTGTTTGTCATTTGCTCCTAATATAACGTTTTACATTGTGTGCATGGTTCCTATCATTGCAGCTGGTACTCTGATAgaagtatttttaaatcaaattctaTCAGAAACCTGTATGGGTGAAAATAGAGGAACTCTAGAAGGTGCTATGACTAGCTCTATCTCAGTAGCCCGATCTATTACACCTGTTGTAGCTGGATTGGCCATGGATGTATATGGTTCTAGTGGGGCATATGTTTTTGCAGCTTTAGCTGCTATTTCTGCTGCAATGTTGGctaaattttatgataaaaaaaccaaactatcgtaa